In Clostridium sp., one DNA window encodes the following:
- a CDS encoding DUF503 domain-containing protein, whose amino-acid sequence MRILLMEITLRASWVSSLKEKRMIVKSIVQKLKNKFNISVSEIDKQDIHKIIVIGIAGICANSSQADAIMENIIDFIEYNSDAEIVDIKNESIVNRINY is encoded by the coding sequence ATGAGAATTTTACTTATGGAAATCACATTGAGAGCATCCTGGGTTAGTTCGCTGAAGGAAAAGAGGATGATTGTAAAGAGTATAGTTCAGAAACTTAAAAACAAGTTTAATATTTCAGTATCTGAAATAGATAAGCAGGATATTCATAAAATTATAGTTATAGGTATAGCTGGAATTTGTGCAAATTCCTCACAGGCTGACGCTATTATGGAAAATATAATAGATTTTATAGAATATAATAGTGATGCTGAAATAGTTGATATCAAAAATGAAAGTATTGTAAATAGAATAAACTATTAA
- a CDS encoding TetR/AcrR family transcriptional regulator, translating into MAEDVRIFKTKQTIEAAFIKLLQKKDFDSITIKNICEASLTSRSTFYSHYVDKYDLLEKVVQCYADIVRKKAKLRFLQTESGGVEKIIGDISQIFSHRKEEIKTLLKVHVPRGDLREEIEKILFSQCRIYLQQHKKATDVSMDLLAKLYVANVFVLMTWILENGMDKKAVSLLNRMQYYFFTQMSL; encoded by the coding sequence TTGGCGGAGGATGTGCGTATTTTTAAAACAAAACAAACTATTGAAGCAGCTTTTATCAAATTGCTGCAAAAAAAAGATTTTGACAGCATTACAATTAAAAATATATGTGAGGCTTCATTAACAAGCCGATCCACTTTTTACAGCCATTACGTAGATAAATATGATCTTCTGGAAAAAGTTGTACAGTGCTATGCTGATATTGTGAGGAAGAAAGCTAAATTGCGTTTTTTACAGACGGAAAGCGGCGGTGTAGAGAAAATCATAGGCGATATTTCCCAAATATTTTCACATCGCAAGGAGGAGATAAAGACACTGCTGAAGGTTCATGTACCAAGGGGAGATCTGCGGGAAGAAATTGAAAAGATCCTTTTTTCGCAGTGTCGTATATATTTACAACAGCATAAAAAAGCTACAGATGTTTCAATGGATCTATTGGCAAAGCTTTACGTGGCGAATGTTTTTGTGCTTATGACATGGATACTGGAAAATGGTATGGATAAGAAGGCTGTCAGCCTTCTAAACAGAATGCAGTATTATTTTTTCACACAAATGTCCCTTTAA